Part of the Legionella cardiaca genome, AACGTTTTACAGTTGAAATCAGTCAAGTTCGCGCTGGACAATTTGTACTTGATTTAGCGGGAGGAAGTGGCGACCTCACCCGCTTGCTGAGCAAAAAAGTAGGCGCTCAGGGAAAAGTAATTCTTGCTGATATTAATGCCGCCATGCTTGCTGTAGGCCGAGATCGCCTTCTTGATGAGGGCTTATATGAAAATATTAATTTTGTACAAGCCAATGCCCAAACCTTACCGTTTGCCAATAATAGCTTTCATTGCATCACTATTGGTTTTGGCTTGCGTAATGTAACCGATAAAGATGAAGCGTTACGTTCTATGTATCGTGTTTGTAAACCGGGCGGTAAGATTATGGTTTTGGAATTTTCCAGTCCTACCCTCCCTGGATTAAAACCAATTTATGATTGGTATTCTTTTAATATACTGCCTAAATTAGGTCAATTGCTTGCGCAAGATGCTGCCAGTTACCAATACCTTGCTGAGTCAATTCGCATGCACCCACCTCAGGAAGCACTAAAAGCAATGATTGAAAAGGCAGGATTTGAAGATTGCCATTATCATAATTTAAGTGGTGGGATTGTTGCCTTGCATGTTGCTTACAAATATTGAGAATACCATGATAAAGAAATATTCATTAAAAGCATTGCAGACAGCCATTAATCATGCACTTAGCCTCGATGAATCGATGCCCACTAAAATTGCTGCATTAGATGGCAAGGTTATTGAAATTATTGTTGCGCCCTTGGGAGCAAATTTTTTTATTCTCTTTGAGGAAGGACAACTGAAACTGCTTGCTGATTATGAAGGTCATCCAGATACTATTATTCATAGCAGTCCACTTGGGTTAATTCGTTTAAGTTTCCTGCCTGCTTCCAAAGCTCGTTCATTATTCAATGATAAAATTCGACTTTCAGGTGATGTGGAATTGGGCCAAGAGGTCAAAAAATTATTTGACGAATTAGACATCGATTGGGAAGGACATCTTTCCCATTTTACCGGCGATGTGGTAGCGCATCAGTTAGGTTCCTTATTTCGCCAGGGCTTAAGCTTTAAACGGCAATTGAGTGAGTCCATGCGTAATAATTTTACTGATTACCTTCAAGAAGAACTGCGGGTTTTCCCTACTCGTGAAGAAATGGATGATTTTTTTAGTGATATTGATAAATTAGCGCTCGACGTTGAGCGCTTACAAGCTCATGTCAACCAACTGATGGCCAAACATGAAACCAATTAAACAACTCATTCGACTACTTCATATTAATACCATTTTAGCTAGAAATGGGCTTGATCAAGTCATTGTATCAATAAGACTGTTTTCGCCTTTTCGTTTTATTGTCTATTTAAATCCTTGGAACTGGTTTCGTAAAGAAAAGTTAACTCGCGGGGAAGCGCTGCGAAAAACACTCGAGCAATTGGGACCTATCTTTATAAAATTTGGCCAAGCGCTTTCAACCCGTCCGGATATCTTACCGCCGGATATAGCACTGGAATTATGTAAGCTACAAGATGATGTTCCCCCTTTTGCAAGTGAAAAAGCATTGGCTATTTTTGAGTTAGCGTTTGGTCAATCTGCGTTTGAAGTCTTTGCTGAATTTGATCCGGTTCCACTTGCATCGGCCTCCATGGCACAAGTTCATGCTGCTACCCTAAAAAGCGGTGAAGAGGTTGTCGTTAAAATTTTGCGTCCTAACATGCGAAAGATTATCGAAAAAGACTTAAGCATCATGCATACCATCGCTAATCTGGCAGATAAGTACTGGGCCGAAAGCAAGCGGCTAAGACCTAAAGAAATTGTCCTGGAATTTGAACATAATTTGCTTGATGAACTGGATCTACAGCGCGAAGCAGCCAATGCATCTCAATTACGTAGAAACTTCCACAAATCACCTCTACTCTATATTCCCGAAGTATTTTGGGATTATACAAGAGAAAATATCATGGTTATGGAGCGCATCCATGGTATTCCAGTGTCTGATGTGGCCTCTTTAAAAGAGCATGGTGTCAATATTAAAATGCTTGCCGAACGTGGTGTAGAAATTTTTTTCACTCAAGTTTTTCGAGATTGTTTTTTTCACGCCGATATGCACCCGGGTAATATCTTTGTTTCGCCACTTCGCCCTCAGGAACCTCAATATATCTGCATTGATTTTGGTATTATCGGTACTCTAAGTGATAGCGACAAACGCTATTTGGCGGAGAATTTATACGCCTTTTTTAATCGAGATTACCGCCGTGTTGCAGCGCTTCATGTAGAATCAGGCTGGGTTGCTCGCGATACCCGTATTGAAGAATTTGAAAGTGCTATCCGCACCGTATGCGAACCCATCTTTGAAAAACCATTAAAAGATATTTCTTTCGCTCAGGTTGTAT contains:
- the ubiB gene encoding ubiquinone biosynthesis regulatory protein kinase UbiB; the protein is MKPIKQLIRLLHINTILARNGLDQVIVSIRLFSPFRFIVYLNPWNWFRKEKLTRGEALRKTLEQLGPIFIKFGQALSTRPDILPPDIALELCKLQDDVPPFASEKALAIFELAFGQSAFEVFAEFDPVPLASASMAQVHAATLKSGEEVVVKILRPNMRKIIEKDLSIMHTIANLADKYWAESKRLRPKEIVLEFEHNLLDELDLQREAANASQLRRNFHKSPLLYIPEVFWDYTRENIMVMERIHGIPVSDVASLKEHGVNIKMLAERGVEIFFTQVFRDCFFHADMHPGNIFVSPLRPQEPQYICIDFGIIGTLSDSDKRYLAENLYAFFNRDYRRVAALHVESGWVARDTRIEEFESAIRTVCEPIFEKPLKDISFAQVVLRLFQVARRFQMEVQPQLVLLQKTLLAIEGLGRQLYPELDLWATAKPFLEKWLKEQIGPRAFLKQLRENLPFMSEQLPHMPRLLNEVLQLSKEQKIRSLMRDEQVTDTTKSNWYKGLGIGIFATIVTVSMLDLLNQDKIAAMALSAAIVGSVVTLLNRLNRS
- the ubiE gene encoding bifunctional demethylmenaquinone methyltransferase/2-methoxy-6-polyprenyl-1,4-benzoquinol methylase UbiE, which produces MTNHKKTTHFGFESVAWDEKEKKVGDVFKSVARNYDLMNNVMSLGIHHLWKRFTVEISQVRAGQFVLDLAGGSGDLTRLLSKKVGAQGKVILADINAAMLAVGRDRLLDEGLYENINFVQANAQTLPFANNSFHCITIGFGLRNVTDKDEALRSMYRVCKPGGKIMVLEFSSPTLPGLKPIYDWYSFNILPKLGQLLAQDAASYQYLAESIRMHPPQEALKAMIEKAGFEDCHYHNLSGGIVALHVAYKY
- a CDS encoding ubiquinone biosynthesis accessory factor UbiJ, giving the protein MIKKYSLKALQTAINHALSLDESMPTKIAALDGKVIEIIVAPLGANFFILFEEGQLKLLADYEGHPDTIIHSSPLGLIRLSFLPASKARSLFNDKIRLSGDVELGQEVKKLFDELDIDWEGHLSHFTGDVVAHQLGSLFRQGLSFKRQLSESMRNNFTDYLQEELRVFPTREEMDDFFSDIDKLALDVERLQAHVNQLMAKHETN